In the Endozoicomonas sp. SCSIO W0465 genome, ATAAATCTTCTCGATTCGTTCACAGACAACACTTGGCATCTGTAGCATACCTATGGTCTTAAAGCCCTTGCAGTAATGCCAGGAAAGCCTCAGTAGCTTCATCAATCGCAACGCCAGTTGATTGCTGTCCCTATCAACAACACCCAAAAGCTCCCTCAGGTGATGGGCATTGCAAAGTACGTGAGTTGCCGCATATGCAAAATAGGATTTCCAATGATCATGAACCAGAACGCCTGCAAATGTTAGCAGTATGCCCATCGTGTCCATGGCCTCACGACCTCGCTTTTCAGACAAGTAGTAGAGCGTCCATTGTTCATCCCGCATAACGTGTAGCCAGTGCAAAGAGCCCTCGGCCCGCATACCCGTTTCATCGGCTCCGGCAACAGACGATTCCCGCAAGGCGTCACGAATAACCTCTTCAGTAGAAGCCAGATTTTCATAGGTTCTGGCCACAAAATTGGCGACAGTGCCTGCACTTACACTCATTTTATAGAGAGTATTAAAATACTCTGACACGCGCTTAAAAGGCAGGAAATGGTATTGGTTAAGATAGACGGCCATAGCCTGTGTGGCTGAGCCATATTGTGCGGCAGCGGTAACACCTTCCGGGAATTCAGCCTGATTCCGACAACCACAAGTGCAGATTTTTACTTCAGCTCTATGGGCCGTTACTTCAAATTCACCCGGTCTCCCTGGTTCAAACACCTGTCGTTCAATATATTTGACCGGCTCACTATCAAGAAGAGACGCCTGACATTTATTGCATTCTTTAACCGGAAGGTACTCAATATAGTCAGGGATATCGACCTGTTTAAGACAAGTGCCCTGATGCCCTTTCTTTCCACCGGCTTTATTACCAGAAGACTGTCTCAGACTTTTAGGATTGGGTTTTTCATCCGATGGATCGGTACCTTTATCTGCGGAAAGGTCGTCAGAATGATCTGGAGAATTACTGTTTTTACAAGGTTTTTGATAACCATCAGACGATGGCGGCTTGCTGCTGTTTTGACTGTTCTTGCCAACCTTTTCTTCCAATTCTCGACATCGCTCTTCCAGACAGGCAACTCTCATCCGCAGCTCTGCATTCTCTTTCAAGAGAATCTCAGCCGACATAGTTGCGGGTAGTTCTGGAATCATGCTGGCGAATATTGTGGAAAAATGGTGCTTAAGAGGATGGTATAAAAATCAGAAAATTCCAGATTTATGTGGGGGTGCTGAACAGTTACTCTGCGGATTTGGCCATCATTTGAATGACCTTCACTTGATTGTTCTGCGCAGCAATAGTTAGTGCGTTACTCTGGCAGATGTTCAATGGATTGTTTTCACAGGGATTTGCCTGATAGTCGATTAATGTTGCAGCAACTGCTGCATGACCATGCCGGGCGGCATACATCAACGGGGTGTCTTTTTTTTCACTAAAGTCCAGAGGGCTGCTGAACCAATTATGTCGTGTTGTTTCATCAGTACCCAATAATAAACGAGCAAGCTCCTCGCCATCATCAGAATTGCATAGCATTTGAAAGCTAGAGGTTAAAGCATTCGATGTTAACTCTGCTGTCGAACTGGATTGAGCAGAAAGGCTGTTCATTTCAAGCCGCGCTTTTTTAGCAGGAGGCTCAGGACTAACGTCAACACGGGCTAAGTTACCGTTAATGGTTGAATCAGCTAAACTCCCATAAAATCTACGTTGTAGGGGAGTGATATGCAATCTGAACTCTTCCAGAATTTTATTGATTCCATTTCAACATTAACCAGTGAACAGCGAGACATTCTTAACAACTCGCTCCTTAGTACTCAAATAGAGGTTACCGAGGTAGTAGAAACCACTGACTCTGAACCTGTTTACAGTGAATCTATACCCAATAACGATAATGCAACACCTGACGTAGAAAAGAGCATACTTGCCCAATTTGCCGAAAACCCCAGGTGCCCCAAATGCAAAAGCCATAGCGTTGGTCGCTGGGGCATACGAAATGGCCGACAGCGCTACCACTGCAAGACTTGCGACTCAACGTTTAACGCCTTTAGTGGAACGCCTTTGGCAAGGCTCAGGCACCCTGAAAAATGGAACAAGTACCTCGCAGGTATGACTCACTCTATGGTCTTGCGACCAGCTGCTGCTGAGAATGCCATTGACTTGAAAACTGCGTTCCGCTGGCGTCACCGCTTTCTTGAAGTGATTAATAATGATCAAGCAGAAGAGCTTTGTGGCATTACTGAGCTTGATGAAACATTTTTCCGTGAATCCTTCAAAGGGCAAAGAGAAGGCCTTCCACGGCCAACCCGAAAGCGGGGTAATGATCCCAACAAAGCCCGAAAAGTCCCGGTAATGGTGGCTCGGGACCGTAATCGAAATACCGTTGACGGTGTATTAGAAAACGAAAGTGCTAATGAATTGTGCAGGCATTTAAATGGCCGCATATCGATACAGGCCACGGTCTGTGCGGATGCACACCTCGCTCACGAAAAACTTGCTGACAAGCTTGGATTTGTCTTCAAGGAGCTGGTGACATCAGCAGGTCAACATGTTGTTGAAGGCATCTACCACATCCAGACTGTAAATTCTTATCACAGTCATTTAAAACGCTGGATTGGCGGCGTATTCCAAGGGGTTGCAACTCGTTACCTTCCCCATTATCTGGCCTGGAGGCGAGAACTGACGGCAGCAAAAAAATTAACTGTTGGCCGGTTGATCAGCAGAATTACTGAACATTGGTGCTTCCAACCATTAACGGTAACTTAGCCGTCAACACGGGTTACACTAAGGTCAGACAGAGAGACGATATCAGGTGCAGATTGCCTGCCATCTCTGCGAGGAATCTGAATACCTTCCCTATTAACCGTTTTATCTGATTGCTTTCGCTTAATGCAAGGTCGAGGTTGAACGGATGGGTAATCAGTGGCAGATATTGAGGAACGGTTGCAGTTCATTAGTATTGGGTCTCGGTAATTATTTCATGAATTTTGGTCACCCCATTCGATGTAAATACCGATCTAACACAACCAAACAAAGCGCAGGACAGGCCGGATTTTGCCACAGCCAGGAATTTGTACGGGTCAGAATTTATAGGGGTAAATCACTGTTTTGACCGTTTGGACTGGCCAATCATTGAAAAGTTCCCCGATTCACCTATATGTAGTACATGGTTTCAATGAGTTTGACGTGTACAATCTCCGTTCACCCTGAGCGGAGTCGAAGGGTGCTTGGCACAATCTATCAGAGTCCGGAGTTTCCGCCCTTCGACGGCTCAGGACGAACAGAGTG is a window encoding:
- a CDS encoding ankyrin repeat domain-containing protein, with the translated sequence MHITPLQRRFYGSLADSTINGNLARVDVSPEPPAKKARLEMNSLSAQSSSTAELTSNALTSSFQMLCNSDDGEELARLLLGTDETTRHNWFSSPLDFSEKKDTPLMYAARHGHAAVAATLIDYQANPCENNPLNICQSNALTIAAQNNQVKVIQMMAKSAE
- a CDS encoding IS66 family transposase → MIPELPATMSAEILLKENAELRMRVACLEERCRELEEKVGKNSQNSSKPPSSDGYQKPCKNSNSPDHSDDLSADKGTDPSDEKPNPKSLRQSSGNKAGGKKGHQGTCLKQVDIPDYIEYLPVKECNKCQASLLDSEPVKYIERQVFEPGRPGEFEVTAHRAEVKICTCGCRNQAEFPEGVTAAAQYGSATQAMAVYLNQYHFLPFKRVSEYFNTLYKMSVSAGTVANFVARTYENLASTEEVIRDALRESSVAGADETGMRAEGSLHWLHVMRDEQWTLYYLSEKRGREAMDTMGILLTFAGVLVHDHWKSYFAYAATHVLCNAHHLRELLGVVDRDSNQLALRLMKLLRLSWHYCKGFKTIGMLQMPSVVCERIEKIYDRLLQRALMKEVVYMEKQREELKRKKVKNTKAYNLFKRLTEFKAETLRFMSDFTIPFDNNGSERDVRMAKLKQKISGCFRSADGGSMFARIRSYLSSARKQGMDIYQSLHRAVRNYCNMPLLSAE
- a CDS encoding IS1595 family transposase, whose translation is MQSELFQNFIDSISTLTSEQRDILNNSLLSTQIEVTEVVETTDSEPVYSESIPNNDNATPDVEKSILAQFAENPRCPKCKSHSVGRWGIRNGRQRYHCKTCDSTFNAFSGTPLARLRHPEKWNKYLAGMTHSMVLRPAAAENAIDLKTAFRWRHRFLEVINNDQAEELCGITELDETFFRESFKGQREGLPRPTRKRGNDPNKARKVPVMVARDRNRNTVDGVLENESANELCRHLNGRISIQATVCADAHLAHEKLADKLGFVFKELVTSAGQHVVEGIYHIQTVNSYHSHLKRWIGGVFQGVATRYLPHYLAWRRELTAAKKLTVGRLISRITEHWCFQPLTVT